Sequence from the Rutidosis leptorrhynchoides isolate AG116_Rl617_1_P2 chromosome 3, CSIRO_AGI_Rlap_v1, whole genome shotgun sequence genome:
CTAAACATTGTTGCTAACAGGCTCGCCCGGAGTTGGTTTTACGCCTCATGTCATTACGGTTAAGGCCAGAGAGGTAATCATCCTAATTTTCACATATAAAGTTTGTTGTATTAAGTATGCATGTTTAATCGTTTCTTCAATTCGTATGATTTAAAGATTGGATTATAATATCTAAAAACCACGGACCTCTAATCAATATTTTGTGCTTTGATACGTAGCGATTTGACTATCCCAATTACATGTTTATGAAATGAATGTTTCTATACGAGTAATGACGTTATTCTTGTTACCATATCAAACTTCCGAGTTTTGTTATGATCATAAGAGTAGATTGGCATCGATGTCCAAAATGTTGCAAAACGTGAATGGTTGCGTAAGGAGACTTTTAAAATTTTTGCTTTGAATAGAAACAATAAAAGCATCCAAAAGATGGTGTTGTTAAATCGCTACCAAAAATATTGCAGAATATATCGTCAAATTGGGAAATTTGACAAGTTGGTACGTTTAACATACATCCTAGGTTGGTGCCAAGGGTTAATCTTTTGTAAGCGAGTTTGTTACGTTTTATTAAGTAAAAAGTTAGAAAAATGAAAATCCACTAATGATAACATTTGTAGATATGTAGATGCAAAGTAATGGACATCTGACATGACATGTCTGGCTTGATGTTAGCTTGTTGTTTTCATTTCACTTTTGTGGTTGTTACGCCGTGTTGTCTAAGTGTCTCTTagatatttttaattttttaaacagTGGTGTCCTTGTATCACGCTAATACGATATAGACGCTTGTATACTTAGTAGTAATAATAGTACAACATTATATTATACCTCGTGTCTTCGTATTAATTTAGGAACTTGACATACAAATTTATGTGTGTATATGGATGTGTATCTACGTTTCTTGCTCTTGAACTACAATGTCCCTTACCTGTGCAACTATACAATTGCTGGTTTTTCTACAACACTTATGGATATGTAtgaagtttcttttttttttttttttacactgaTAAACATGTTACCAGTGTTTACATTTTATTAAGCTTCGCAAAGTATAAAATATTGTAAAATGTCTCTGCTAATCAtgtaaaaaaaaacattttacaTGGAAATGTACGTAGATCTAATGCGCTTTGGTATTAACTTGGCTACACTTCAGAAGATTCAtgttatttacttaattgtttgtTTTGGCctgcattttttattttttaaattacaGGATATAGCGTCTAAGATTACGTCGTTCTCGCAGCAAGGACCACGTACCGTTTGTATTCTATCAGCAAACGGTGCCATCAGCAATGTAACTCTTCGTCAGCCTGCAACGCCTGGTGGCACTGTAACATACGAGGTTTCCATCTGTCATTCTTTACTCAAATTTATTATATTCTGATTATTCTAAGGTAATAAATTAAATGATAAAAAAGGAGATTCTTTTACATTTTTAAAGTATTCAAACTAATAGAACGACAATATTATATATAAATCAATAATCAATTTGTAAAAATGGTTCGTGGTTCGGAGTGAGCCTAGGGAGACTCGGATTGGTCGACCCAGCCTTGGGATTACTGTTTATAACCTAGCcaagttttttttaataaaaaacaaCCGTTTTTCAGTAGTTAAAtagaatataacataaatataacacAAATGTAGTACTGGACTAGTTATGTATCAATTATAAGAATTTTTCTTAAAATGATacactaattaattaataaattgtCACATTTAAGTCCACAGTTATCTTTTCTCATAATAACTTTATCAATATGAGACTGGTGTTGAATATTTTATACTAAGCTTAAGTAAGACATTTTAGCTCTGCGTTTAATAATCACATTTTCTACAATCACTAAAATTTGATTTTGATCATCCATAATTAAATATTTGATGATGTCACTTTTCAGGGACGGTTCGAGATAATTTCTTTATCGGGTTCATTCATGTTGTCCGACAGTAGATCAAGTGGATTGAGTGTTTCTCTTGCAGGCTCCGATGGTCGAGTTTTGGGCGGTGGGGTCGCTGGCTCACTCGTTGCAGCTACCCCTGTACAGGTGGGGTCCATCTCTCTCAAAATCTTTTGGTCAACTAGTCAAAATATTAATTCTTGATTGTAATTTTTTTACTACCAGGTCATTGTTGGTAGTTTCATTGTAGATAACAAAAAACCAAAATCAAGTAACGCCACATCAGCAGCCGCACAACCATCAAACATGTTGTCTTTTGGCGGTGGTGGTTCTGTGCCCGGTGCTAGTCCACAATCTGACGAGCCGTTAAGCGAGTCGTCTGACGATAGCGGTAGTAGTCCGGTTCATCGGCCTCAAGGTACGTACAACAATGctaaccaacaacaacaacaagcgtCACAGATGCCAATGTATTCGAATATGGGCTGGCCTAACAACTCCAACATGAACATGCTACTTAACTGAGATTGACTGATAATAGTTAACTATAATTTATCCTTTAATGATCGTAGGATCTTGAGATCTTTGTATGATACTATGTTGAGTTGATTTGTAGATTTGATTTTAGGAGTCCGATTTGATGTGCTTGTTGTAGTTGGTAACAGTATCGATCTATAGGATTTTTAATCTTGATATATATTGCCTCGATTTCGATCCTGAGTTATATGTGTaagtttttttctttttcatttttttctGGGTTTCTAATTTCATCAGATTTATGCATTACTTTTTATGCATTACTTGTATGAACGGTATAACTtgttaatatataaatttattgaaTTTATCGAAGAACGATAAAAAATATCATCCGTCCATCTATAGGTCGGGCTGTATAGTTATCATAGTGTAACCCATTTTCATGTATTTTGATGACTTCTTTTTTTGAACAACTGGGTTTAATGGCAGCTCGGTTACAACAACAAAACCGAGTGAACACTCAAAGAGTAGAGAAAGTTCTCCCTCTCAATCTTCTATGGACAGAGAGATTGCTTATGAATGCACCatggatagagagattgttttCGAATGTACATCTGGCTAATAggtaggtttaaaaaaaaaaaaaaatttgtgagacgccatgaaaatggtagaatcaaattttcatgagttttaaacCTGCCTAAAGTACGATTTAGGCTTTAAGCGGCAGTCAAGTtgtcaataaatcgacgcttgttatTGAATCGATTAATAGAGCCAACATACCCTTCGTGGTGTAACATACCTTTGGTGGTGTAAGGAGAAAAAAATACCGAGTAATGCTTTAAAAATATAACAAGATATATTTATGAAATGATAGTACACGTCAAATTATTAAGATGGTCGATACTTATTTTTTTCATCAATTTAAAGTTTCTTTGATACGGCCTAACGCAAGTAGTCACCATGACTTCTAATAAAGCTGAAAGTCTCGAGCTCAATCCTTTGCAACGTAAAACGTCCAAATAACATGCTCTACCCATTTCTCaaatataagtatataataatGGGGGTTCCTCGTTAAaagaaatatatgtatatataataatgatcACAACTCTACCCAATTCACAAATAACATGCTTTACCACTCCAATTCTACAAATATGTACCGAGTAGTTTATAAAACGAAAAATAAACTAACACATATTAGCACATGATATCTGTATACTTATTTActactataataatatatatacagtcTCCTTACCAAAAGTATATATGTTGCTATTTATCAGCACTAATTCTAAGCCCATCATTTCAGAAATTTCTTGAGTTATCTTCTTCAAGATTGAGCTGCTGTACACGCTGACGTAACCTTCTTCGATGATCATGAATCTTCCAAAGTCTATGCCCTAGAATCGTTGCAGAGTATATCACATGTGTAATAATGGGTGCTAAAATGTTGTTCGTCTGCCAAATAttttacaaaaaaataaataaatcaaaatgataaaaataaaataagaaaaatcTGTCATTTCTGTAAACAGAAGCGACATAAAAGGAGCGCAAAATCGTAAatacagaaattcatattacctgGTTCCATTCATATCCAAGGTACAGAGCTAAAAGTCCTTCAAGTAATGGAGAATATATTTTCTTCATTTGTCTTCTTTCATACCAAGCTGTAAAATTGTTTGTTTATGTTACTTTAACTTATGATCTAATCGTGATTAAGGTATCGGAGAATTGTTTAAAGTTTGTGCTATTCGTACCTGCAAAAAGCTTCTTCATTTCTTGACGACCTGAACGTGAACTCAAAACTGGTGCTACAACATAAGTAGGATCTGGAAAAAACCCAGTATAATACATGTTATAAGATGCAGAAAATACCAACTTGCTTTTcaaaaagaataaaaataaaaagaaaaatacgaACTTGAAAACGTTACAAACGAACCTTTTGGAGATGCAGCCACGTAATAAAGCGAACCCGTAAGTACAGCTGTGATAACAGCTGCAAACGCTTGGGCAAATGGCACAAACGGGGGCAGTATCCCAGTCTAAAATTAAAtaatcaaaaataaaaatactacgGAGTAGTTAAAATAAGCTCTCTTTACCGGTTTTCCAACTAAAAAATGTAGAGGCTAAAAGTAGCCCAAAATGTAGTTTTACTGCTTATAACCTAATATTATTGTTGTAAAACTCCATGGTTAATATTTAGTACTCCTTTTTAGGAACTGACCGACCAGATTTTCCAAAATCCGAGTAAATattcggtcaaagtcggtcaatgGGTCGAAATCGGATTTAGTTGGTCAAAATTGTATCTAATTAGTCGAAAGCGGTCAACGTCAATATTGTTCAATAAATCTAAATTTAAATTATGGAGTTTTTGACAAATGAAGATCATGTTTAtatttttagacaattatgttaacatCTATATTTAtgttttacacatataattttgtaACTTACTATTTAGATTTTATTATAAAAGTCCAATCCGGTTACTCCCGAGTTGCCGATTACTCCCTCAAAACCCtcgaccgagtactccccgagtagtgTTTTTTGCAATCTTGCCTAATATATAGCTAAAGGAACTCAaattatgttgtaatatatatttaagatacaaattttatatatatcaaaGGTGTATCAGGTCCAGCCACACCAAAGTCATCTGTTTTGACCCATTTACCAAGCCCACCCAATTTGCCACTCCTAATAATGTAAAGGGAAAAGTTTTTGTCAGCGTACCAGAGAAGCCATTCCTCGTGCATTTGCGACAAGATCATTTCCCCTCAAAAACACCTCGGCCAATGCACCCTACATATTTGCAAACGAAGATCAAGAAACAGATAAAAACTTGGAAAATATCATAATTTGTAACATGTTTGTAAACTAAAATCACCTGAACAGCAGCCCT
This genomic interval carries:
- the LOC139898561 gene encoding AT-hook motif nuclear-localized protein 10-like, encoding MDSRESLAPPQPPPQRHPPPHLHHHQMLSPAMMMPPNSYPTHHQQHHHLQPHNSNTAPVNNHSIISQESMQQRFNFDGSDQYGCSGDGSSPPGGFGVSGFSIEPARKKRGRPRKYKPAPDGNIALGLAPAVIGSGGGGGGHLESSNDGGGGTPNTDSAAKKQRGRPPGSGKKQLDALGSPGVGFTPHVITVKAREDIASKITSFSQQGPRTVCILSANGAISNVTLRQPATPGGTVTYEGRFEIISLSGSFMLSDSRSSGLSVSLAGSDGRVLGGGVAGSLVAATPVQVIVGSFIVDNKKPKSSNATSAAAQPSNMLSFGGGGSVPGASPQSDEPLSESSDDSGSSPVHRPQGTYNNANQQQQQASQMPMYSNMGWPNNSNMNMLLN